A window of Halobellus ruber genomic DNA:
CGCCGTACGCCAGGGCGATGTTCAGCCGGAGGCTGTCGTACGTTGCGGTCCGGGACTCGGCGTAGTCGACCGCGTCCCGAACCCGCTCGGGGAGTCGGTCGACGTCGCCGATCGCCCCGATCCGGACCCCGTTGTCGTGGACGCGGTCGGCGTCGGCGAACTCGTAGAGCTTCGACTCGATGAGGTCGAAGAGGGGGTCGAGTTCGTCGTCGGGGCGCTCGAAGTTCTCCGTGGAGAAGGCATACAGCGTCAGCTCTTCGATTCCGAGCTCCTCACACCACTCGAGCACCTGCTCTGTGGTCTCGGCGCCCTCGCGGTGGCCGTCGGGGGCGTCGGCGCCGCGCTCCTTCGCGTACCGGCGGTTGCCGTCCTGGATGATCGCGACGTGCGCCGGCGCGGTCCCGAGCTGCTGGCGGAGCATCCGCTCGTAGGCGCGGGTGAGGCGTCGACGCAGCCAGCTCGCCATACCCGACCCACTCCGTCGTGGGATATGTGTCTTTTCGTTGGCGTCTCCAGGGAATCGGGAGCGGCCGCCCACCGACGGGATCGACTTGGGAGTTGCGCTCGCGAGTCGTATTTGGACGCGCGATAGCCGACCGAAATCCACCGTCGGGTGGGACTGGAAGGGCCCGAGCGCGAGGGGGCTTCCGGGGAATACGACCTCTTGATCTCGGCGATTCCATTCTCATCTGAAAAGCACTCTCAGGGATGCGACACGGTTTTGCCGGATCCCGATGAATCGCCGGGTATGATCGGGAGACAGTTCCTCCGTGAGAATCCGGAGACGGTTCGTGCGGCGCTGGAGCAGAAGGGGGTCACGGACGTCGATCTGGACCGGATCCTCGAGGTCGACGCGGAGTGGCGCGAGCTGAAGCAGCGCGGCGACGACCTCCGTCACGAGCGCAACGAGATCTCCTCGAAGATCGGGGAGCTGAAGGCCGACGGCGACGACGAGGCCGCCCAGGAGGCCATCGAGCGGTCCCAGGAGCTAAAGGGGGAACTCGACGAGGTCGAGCGGCGCGCCGACGATCTGGAGGCCGAACTCGAAGCCGCCCTGCTCGAACTCCCGCAGATCCCCGACGACGACGTACCGGTCGGGGAAGACGAGTCCGAGAACGTCGAGCGCCGACGCGAAGGGTTCGACGACCTGCGGTCGCTCCCCGATCCGGTCGTCCCCCACTACGACTTGGGCGAGGAGCTCGACGTCCTGGATTTCCGGCGGGGCGCGAAAGTCACCGGCGGCGGGTTCTACTTCACGAAGGGCGACGGCGCGCGACTGGAGCACGCCCTGGTGCAGTTCATGCTCGACGTCCACCGCGAGCAGGGGTACGTCGACGTCTTCCCGCCGATCCCGGTGAACTCCCGGTCGATGGTGGGTACCGGCCAGCTCCCGAAGTTCAGCGAGGACGCCTACCGGGTCGGCGGCGCGAACGACGACGCGTGGGACGACGACGACCTGTGGCTCTGCCCCACTGCGGAGGTGCCGGTGACGAACATGTATCGGGACGAGATCC
This region includes:
- the serS gene encoding serine--tRNA ligase; the protein is MIGRQFLRENPETVRAALEQKGVTDVDLDRILEVDAEWRELKQRGDDLRHERNEISSKIGELKADGDDEAAQEAIERSQELKGELDEVERRADDLEAELEAALLELPQIPDDDVPVGEDESENVERRREGFDDLRSLPDPVVPHYDLGEELDVLDFRRGAKVTGGGFYFTKGDGARLEHALVQFMLDVHREQGYVDVFPPIPVNSRSMVGTGQLPKFSEDAYRVGGANDDAWDDDDLWLCPTAEVPVTNMYRDEILLDDDLPLKIQAYTPNFRREAGEHGTETRGIVRVHQFNKVEMVNFVPPEESEERFEGLIDEAEEVLRRLDLPYRILEMCTGDLGFTQRKKYDLEVWAPGDDMDDGPEAGGRWLEVSSVSNFGAFQARRAGLRYRPERHESAEYLHTLNGSGLAIPRVMVAILEYYQNDDGTVTVPEPLRPYMGGTEVIEGHTPVGESAVGDGTRE